A portion of the Natronococcus sp. AD-5 genome contains these proteins:
- a CDS encoding sodium:calcium antiporter codes for MKRRALSAISAAVVLTLPWAVVWGATDLLPWLATAVVPGMAYEAPAAIRTLPTLETVIVTGLAVLGSAFLLAWAAETAEKDVPQAFAIAVLAVLAVAPEYAVDALYAWNAGQFAGTERGVEAGNLAVANMTGANRILIGIGWAGIALFTIFRRGAASDPAVESRSGFLSDAVVLDRDIGLEVVFLLLATIWAFFVPLNGGIDIVDMLILVGLYVLYIAVILRGEVEPDMDHVGVPAYLQRFPKRRRIATVLVLFAYSGAMIFTAVEPFAHGLEYLGEGIGIPSFFMIQWIAPLASEAPELIVVVYLVNKARSTAGFNALISSKLNQWTLLIGTLVVVHSLALGRYGVLAFDYKQMAEIWLTAAQSFFAISLLIRFEISVKEALTLLVLFTSQVLLEFLIIRDLVALPLSSTQLLLAYSVVYVFLGTVLFVSRRQSFGRLLRRTAGTVGTAMSIGRTRSHGTDD; via the coding sequence ATGAAACGACGAGCGCTCAGCGCGATTTCGGCCGCGGTCGTACTGACGCTCCCCTGGGCCGTCGTGTGGGGAGCGACCGATCTGCTCCCCTGGCTCGCGACGGCGGTCGTCCCGGGGATGGCGTACGAAGCGCCGGCTGCGATCCGAACGCTGCCGACGCTCGAGACGGTGATCGTGACCGGACTCGCCGTCCTCGGCTCCGCGTTCCTCCTCGCGTGGGCCGCCGAAACCGCCGAGAAGGACGTGCCCCAGGCGTTCGCGATCGCGGTACTCGCGGTACTCGCGGTTGCGCCCGAGTACGCGGTCGACGCCCTCTACGCCTGGAACGCGGGCCAGTTCGCAGGAACCGAACGCGGCGTCGAGGCGGGCAACCTCGCGGTCGCCAACATGACCGGCGCGAACCGAATCCTCATCGGTATCGGGTGGGCCGGCATCGCCCTCTTTACGATCTTCCGCCGGGGCGCGGCGTCCGATCCCGCGGTCGAATCTCGCTCCGGGTTCCTCTCCGACGCCGTCGTCCTCGACCGGGATATCGGTCTCGAGGTCGTGTTCCTGCTGCTCGCGACGATCTGGGCGTTTTTCGTTCCGCTCAACGGTGGCATCGACATCGTGGACATGCTGATTCTGGTCGGACTGTACGTCCTCTACATCGCGGTGATCCTCCGCGGAGAGGTCGAACCCGACATGGACCACGTCGGCGTCCCGGCGTACCTGCAGCGCTTCCCGAAACGCCGTCGAATCGCCACCGTCCTCGTCCTGTTCGCCTACTCCGGCGCGATGATCTTCACGGCCGTCGAACCGTTCGCCCACGGTCTCGAGTACCTCGGCGAGGGGATCGGGATCCCGTCGTTCTTCATGATCCAGTGGATCGCACCGCTGGCGTCCGAAGCGCCGGAACTCATCGTCGTCGTCTACCTGGTGAACAAGGCCCGGTCGACCGCGGGGTTCAACGCGCTCATCTCGTCGAAGCTCAACCAGTGGACGCTGCTCATCGGCACGCTCGTCGTCGTCCACTCCCTCGCGCTGGGTCGGTACGGCGTGCTCGCGTTCGACTACAAGCAGATGGCCGAGATCTGGCTGACCGCCGCCCAGTCGTTCTTCGCCATCTCCCTCCTGATCAGGTTCGAAATCTCTGTCAAAGAGGCGCTAACGCTGCTCGTACTGTTCACCTCGCAGGTCCTGCTCGAGTTCCTCATCATCCGCGATCTCGTCGCGCTTCCGCTCTCGAGTACCCAGCTCCTGCTCGCGTACAGCGTCGTCTACGTTTTTCTCGGGACGGTGCTGTTCGTGTCCCGCCGGCAGTCGTTCGGCCGCCTCCTCCGCCGAACGGCGGGCACGGTGGGCACGGCGATGTCGATCGGCCGGACCAGGTCCCACGGGACCGACGACTGA
- a CDS encoding Mut7-C RNAse domain-containing protein, protein MRLLLDVMCGGLVAYLRMCGHDAAYAGDRDLEADDELLAVARDDERTIVTRDVQLASRAEASILLESRDVEAQLAELSAVGLDLTLEDEPAFCGRCNGPLEPVDAAASTPGYAPDPAETAVWRCRNCGQHFWRGSHWDRIERTLSRLETTDESAERDR, encoded by the coding sequence ATGCGACTCCTCCTCGACGTCATGTGCGGCGGGCTCGTCGCCTACCTGCGGATGTGCGGTCACGACGCCGCTTACGCCGGCGACCGCGACCTCGAGGCCGACGACGAGCTCCTCGCGGTCGCCCGGGACGACGAGCGGACGATCGTCACCCGCGACGTCCAGCTCGCGAGCCGCGCCGAGGCGTCGATCCTGCTCGAGTCGCGAGACGTCGAGGCCCAGCTCGCCGAACTCTCGGCGGTCGGACTCGACCTCACCCTCGAGGACGAGCCCGCTTTCTGCGGGCGCTGTAACGGCCCGCTCGAACCGGTCGACGCCGCGGCGTCGACGCCCGGGTACGCGCCCGATCCCGCCGAAACCGCTGTCTGGCGCTGTCGGAACTGCGGCCAGCACTTCTGGCGCGGCAGTCACTGGGACCGGATCGAGCGGACGCTCTCGCGGCTCGAGACGACCGACGAGTCGGCCGAGCGCGATCGGTAG